Proteins encoded in a region of the Synechococcus sp. BIOS-U3-1 genome:
- a CDS encoding ATP-dependent Clp protease proteolytic subunit, with protein MPIGTPSVPYRLPGSQMERWVDIYTRLGVERILFLGSEVNDSVANSLVAQMLYLDSDDSSKPIYLYINSPGGSVTAGLAIYDTMQYVKSDVVTICVGLAASMGAFLLAAGTKGKRLALPHSRIMIHQPLGGTAQRQASDIEIEAREILRMKEMLNRSMADMSGQSFEKIEKDTDRDYFLSSEEAKNYGLIDRVIAHPNEA; from the coding sequence ATGCCGATCGGTACCCCCAGCGTCCCTTACCGCCTCCCTGGCAGCCAGATGGAGCGATGGGTGGACATTTACACCCGTCTGGGAGTCGAGAGAATTCTGTTCCTGGGCTCCGAAGTCAATGACTCGGTGGCCAACAGCCTGGTTGCTCAAATGCTCTATCTCGACTCCGATGACAGCAGCAAGCCGATTTATCTGTACATCAACTCCCCTGGTGGATCAGTGACAGCAGGCCTGGCGATTTACGACACCATGCAATACGTCAAGAGCGACGTGGTCACCATCTGCGTGGGTCTTGCGGCATCGATGGGAGCCTTCCTCTTGGCGGCTGGCACCAAGGGCAAGCGCTTGGCCCTGCCCCACAGTCGAATCATGATTCACCAGCCCCTGGGCGGAACGGCTCAGAGACAGGCCAGCGACATCGAAATTGAAGCGCGCGAGATTTTGCGCATGAAGGAGATGCTCAACCGCTCGATGGCCGACATGAGCGGTCAGAGTTTTGAAAAAATCGAGAAGGACACCGATCGCGATTACTTCCTCAGCAGCGAAGAGGCCAAGAACTATGGACTGATCGACCGAGTGATCGCCCACCCCAACGAGGCCTGA
- a CDS encoding ATP-dependent Clp protease proteolytic subunit has product MTTSAPYYGDSSVMRTPPPDLPSLLLKERIVYLGLPLFSDDDTKRQVGLDVTELIIAQLLFLEFDNPDKPIYFYINSTGTSWYTGDAIGFETEAFAICDTLRYVKPPVHTICIGQAMGTAAVILSAGTKGHRAALPHASIVLHQPRSGAQGQATDIQIRAKEVLHNKRAMLEILSTNTGRSVEELSKDSDRMSYLTPEQAKEYGLIDRVLSSRKELPAPVPVPAG; this is encoded by the coding sequence ATGACCACATCAGCTCCTTATTACGGCGATTCGTCGGTGATGCGGACTCCCCCTCCGGATCTGCCTTCGCTTCTGCTCAAGGAACGCATCGTCTACCTGGGGCTACCCCTCTTTTCTGATGACGACACCAAACGTCAAGTCGGACTCGATGTCACTGAATTGATTATTGCCCAGCTTCTTTTTCTGGAATTCGATAATCCTGATAAGCCAATTTATTTCTACATCAACTCAACTGGCACCAGCTGGTATACCGGCGATGCCATCGGATTCGAAACAGAAGCTTTTGCCATCTGCGACACCCTTCGGTACGTGAAGCCGCCGGTCCACACCATCTGCATAGGCCAGGCAATGGGCACAGCAGCTGTGATTTTGTCTGCCGGAACCAAGGGCCACCGCGCTGCCCTGCCTCACGCTTCGATCGTGCTGCATCAGCCCCGCAGCGGAGCACAAGGCCAGGCAACAGACATTCAAATACGCGCCAAGGAAGTGCTGCACAACAAGCGGGCCATGCTCGAAATCTTGTCGACGAACACCGGCCGCAGCGTGGAAGAACTCTCCAAAGACTCCGATCGCATGAGTTACCTCACCCCAGAGCAAGCCAAAGAGTACGGGCTGATTGACCGGGTGCTCTCCAGTCGCAAAGAGCTCCCAGCTCCAGTTCCAGTTCCAGCCGGCTGA
- a CDS encoding PIN/TRAM domain-containing protein encodes MVEALIIVLFLISGTATGWMGVHLLPQELLDDTNAQQVRLGLSAGGAVIGLVAGLVFRRLRQRLMNQVRTMPTDLLVSRAVGLILGLLVANLLLAPILLLPLAGASSLVKPLAAILSNVFFGVLGYNLAEVHGRTLLRLFNPTSTEALLVADGVLTPATAKILDTSVIIDGRIQGMIGCGLLEGKVIVAQTVINEMQQLADSNNIEKRGKGRRGLKLLNALRETYDKRLVINTTRYDGAGTDDRLLQLTEDTGGTLVTADFNLAQVARVKELKVMNLSELVIALRPEVQPGDELNLKIVREGKEEHQGVAYLEDGTMVVIENARAAIGERRAVVITGALQNPSGRMVFGRLDKEDEITATGKSSAGAKLARKNRRNERPTPGSR; translated from the coding sequence ATGGTCGAAGCGCTCATCATCGTCTTGTTCCTGATCTCCGGGACGGCCACCGGCTGGATGGGCGTGCATCTGCTCCCCCAGGAACTGCTGGATGACACCAACGCACAACAGGTGCGTTTGGGCCTGAGCGCCGGTGGTGCAGTCATCGGTCTTGTGGCGGGTCTGGTTTTCCGCCGGCTGCGACAGCGACTGATGAATCAGGTGCGCACCATGCCGACCGATCTTTTGGTAAGCCGAGCGGTTGGCCTGATCCTCGGCCTGCTGGTGGCCAACCTGTTGTTGGCTCCAATTCTGTTGCTGCCACTGGCCGGCGCAAGCTCCTTGGTGAAGCCCTTAGCAGCGATTCTGAGCAATGTGTTCTTCGGCGTTCTGGGGTACAACCTCGCGGAAGTGCATGGACGGACTCTGCTGAGGCTGTTCAACCCAACTTCAACGGAGGCCTTGTTGGTGGCGGATGGTGTGCTCACACCTGCTACAGCAAAAATCCTCGACACCAGCGTGATCATCGACGGGCGTATTCAGGGAATGATCGGCTGCGGACTGCTGGAGGGAAAGGTGATTGTGGCCCAGACAGTGATCAACGAAATGCAGCAACTTGCTGATTCCAACAACATCGAAAAACGTGGCAAAGGACGGCGTGGCTTGAAGCTGCTCAATGCTCTGCGTGAGACTTATGACAAACGTCTAGTGATCAACACGACCCGCTACGACGGGGCAGGCACAGATGATCGTCTTCTGCAGCTCACGGAAGACACCGGCGGCACACTGGTGACGGCTGACTTCAACCTCGCTCAGGTGGCACGCGTCAAGGAGCTCAAGGTGATGAACCTGAGCGAGCTGGTAATCGCGCTGCGCCCTGAAGTTCAGCCCGGGGATGAACTCAACCTGAAGATCGTTCGCGAAGGGAAGGAAGAACATCAGGGCGTGGCTTATCTGGAAGACGGCACGATGGTGGTCATTGAAAACGCCCGAGCCGCAATCGGTGAACGACGAGCGGTCGTGATCACCGGAGCATTACAAAATCCGAGCGGAAGGATGGTGTTCGGTCGGCTCGACAAGGAAGACGAAATAACCGCCACCGGCAAGAGCAGTGCCGGAGCAAAATTGGCTCGCAAGAACCGACGCAATGAGCGTCCCACCCCGGGGTCCCGCTAG